DNA sequence from the Arthrobacter sp. V1I9 genome:
AAGTACTTTCAGAAGACCACCCTCCCCATCCAGGAGGAGCAGCCCACGGCGGTTGTCACTGAAGACGGCGACTATTCGCGCACTCCCCTCGCTGCCGTCCACGAATTGAAGAAGCTGTTCGGAGCCGCAGTCCGGGGCCTGCCCCTCGTCACCGCTCCCGTGCAGGTGTTCAAGTCCCGCACCGACGCAGTAGTCCCGCCCACCTCGCTTGCGGTACTGAGAAAACGCCTTGGCATGCACCTTGCGGAGGTGGTCAGCCTTGCCAGCAGCGGCCATGTGGCTACGCTGGACGTGGATGCGCCGGAAATCTTTGCCAAGTCCGGCGCCTTTTTCTACGCCATCGCCCGCCAGAACACTTCAGTGGAGACCCCATGACCTCCAGTCCGGACCACAGCCCCTTCAGCAGTGCATTCAACGGTGGGGGGGCCCCGGATCGGTGTGGTCCTCTCGCACGGGTTCACGGGAAGCCCCCACGGCCTGCGCACGTGGGCGCAGGCTTTTGCCGCCGCGGGCTTTGCTGTCCGCATGCCCCTGTTGCCAGGCCACGGCACCAGCTGGCAGGAACTTGCCCGGACCACGTGGCAGCAGTGGCATGGGGCGCTTGACGACGCCTACCTGGAACTCGACGCCGACTGCGACTACGTCTTTTCAGCCGGCCTCAGCATGGGTGGAGCGCTGGCGCTGCGCATCGCCGCCACGCGTCCCGTGGCAGGGGTGGTGCTCGTGAACCCGGGGCTTGTCATTGATGACCCCCGCGCGCCGCTCGCGGGAATCCTGAAGCTGGTCATGAAAAGCACGCCGGCCATCGCGAACGACATCCTTAAGGAAGGCATGGACGAGGGTGCCTATAACCGCACCCCGGTAGCGGCCGCCCACGAACTCAACAAGATGTTCAAGGACACCATCAGGATCCTGCCCAGGGTCACCGCTCCCGTACAGGTCTACCGTTCCACCGTCGACCATGTCGTGTCCGATTCGAGCATCGCGGCCCTGCGCCGCGGCCTCACGCATGCTCCCCTGGAGCTGGTCAGGCTGGAAAACAGTTACCACGTTGCCACTCTGGACAACGACGCCGAACAAATCTTTGCGGGTTCAGTGGACTTTATCCGCAGTGTGGTTTCCGCTGCCGGCCCTGTGTCCGCAACAGCAGCACTGCCCGGCCAGGAGGCTTCCCATGAACAGGCCTGACGCGGGCTCATCGGACCAGGGAGCCAACCACGACGACGCCGTTTGGCTGGATCTCGTGGCCCGCCTCGAATCAGGCTCCCCCACAGGGCCTGCGGGTACCGGTACCGCCGATGGCACGCAGGCGCCGGAAGGCACCACCGCTGCCGCCGGCAGGTCCGCCACGTTCCGGGACTTCGACCCCCTGGGACTGGCCGCGGCTGCCCCCACCGAACTGTCCGCCGCCGAGCGGCAGGATTCAGCCCCAGGCGGCGCCGCCGGGAACGGCAACGCAGCTGCCGGGCCACGCGATTATGACGTGGACGGGGACGATGGCGACTTCATTCCCGAGGAACCGCCGAGCCTCGCGGGAACAGATCCGCTGACCATGCTGGCCTGGCTGGCAGCAGTGGGCGGGCCCATAGCGCTGTTGCTGTCGGCCATGTTCTGGCGCTCGGCACCATTGCTCGCTGTGGTGGGCATCGTGGGCGTGTTTGTGCTGGGAACGGTCTACCTGATCATGAAGCTTCCGAAGGAAAAAGACGAGAACGACGACGGCGCACGCGTTTAGCGCCCGCCCCCGGTTAGTAGCTCAGGCGCGTACCCTGCTGCTCACCCGGGAGAGATCCGCCGCCCCGATCAGCCCGGCGTTCGGGCCCAGGGCCGCCAATTGAATGCCGGCGGCAGGCCGGAACCCGCGGCCGGTGAGGTTCCGTGAAAATGCCTTTCGGGCAGGTTCCACCAGCAGGTCCCCGGCGGAACAGAGGCCGCCGCCGATAACGAACAGGCCGGGATCCAGCGCGGCCGCCAGGTTGGCCAGGCCCAAACCCAGCCAGTCGCCTACTTCATCAATAAGTTCACGGGAAGCGGCGTCACCTGCCAGCGCCAGGTCGGTGACGATTGCGCCCGTGATGGTATCGGTGTTGCCGCCCACGGCGGCCAGCAGGTCCTGGGCCACCGGGGAGTTGGCCCGCGCCAGGATCCGGGCTTCACGGCCCAGGGCATTCCCGGACGCATACTGCTCCCAGCACCCCCGGTTGCCGCACTCGCACCGGTGCCCGCCCGGCATGATGATCTGGTGGCCGAACTCGCCGGCTACGCCAAACCTGCCGCGCTCGACCCGCCCGTCCATCACCATGGCCCCGCCGATTCCCGTACCCAGGGTGATGCACACCAGGCGGTCCTCACCCTGGCCGGCACCAAAGCGCCATTCGGCCCACGCTGCGGCATCGGCGTCGTTCGCAAGCAGTACGGGACGGCGCAAGAGGTGCTGCAGGTTTTCCCGGAGCGGTTCGTTCCGCCAGGCCAGATGCGGGCTGAAAAGCACCGTGCCGCCGTCGAGATCCATCCACCCTGCGGCGCCGATCCCCACCGACCAGATCCGGTGCCCCCGGCCAAGCTCCTCCACGAGTTCCACGATGACCTGTTCCACTGCCCGCGGGTCCGTGCCCGGCGTTGAGCGGCGCGCCTCATTGAGGATCCTGCCTTCGGCGTCCACGACGCCGGCCGCCACCTTAGTACCCCCGATGTCGATGCCGATGGCGAGGCCCTTGCGCCCGAGGCGCAGGTGTTCGCGGAAGCCTTCACCGTGACGCAACCTGGTCCGGCCGGTAGTCGGGCGCCGCCTCCACGGAGCTGGTCGTCGCAAGGGGCCGGCCTGTTCGCCGGGGGGCGGTGCATACATAGTCAACCATTCTAGGCGGGCGGTTGCGGCGCCAGCGGAGGGCGCCCCCGCATGTCCCGCCCGGCACCATTGACGGCTAAGTTACTGATCAGTAGCTTTAGATACTGCACGGCCCGGTACAGCCGTACTAGTCTTTAGGCATACCCTGCGCGGGTCTTCGGATATCAAAGGAGCTATAGTGCGCGAATTCAGTGTTCCGCCTCTTGTTGTTGTCCCACCGGAAACCAACATCACTGATCTGGTTTTGCGGCAGGCTGCAAAGCCCAGCAACCCGGCACTGTTTTCGCGGCTCGATTCCGCCGGTGCCTGGCAGGACATTCGAGCCACGGACTTCCTGGCCGATGTCTCGGTCCTGGCCAAGGGACTGATGGCAAGCGGCGTTGCTGCGGGCGACCGCGTAGGCATCATGTCCCGCACGCGCTACGAATGGGCCCTGGTGGACTTTGCCATCTGGTTTGCGGGAGCAGTATCGGTTCCGATTTACGAAACCTCCTCTCCCTCGCAGGTGGCCTGGAACCTCGGTGACTCGGGGGCGGTGGCAGCCTTCGGCGAGGCAGCGCACCATGAGGACGTGATCCGCCAGGCAGTGAATGCTGAGGGCCTCACAGCGCTCCAGCACGTGTGGCAGCTGGAGGGCCAGGGCCTGGATGCCCTCCGTGAAGCCGGCCGCGGGGTCAGCGACGCAGACCTCGAGGCGCGGCGCGCGACCGCCAACCTGGACGACGTCGCCACCATCATCTACACCTCCGGCACTACGGGCCGCCCCAAGGGCTGCGAACTCACGCACGGAAACTTCGTGGAACTCTCGGACAACGCCCTGGCCATCATCGGCGAGATCGTCCACGAGAACGCGAAGACCATCATGTTCCTGCCGCTGGCCCACGTTTTCGCGCGCTTCATCTCCGTCCTGGCCATGGCCGCCGGAACCACCGTGGCCCACACCCCGGACATCAAGAACCTGCTTGCTGACCTGCAGAGCTACGAGCCTACGTTTATCCTCGCCGTACCCCGCGTTTTCGAAAAGGTCTACAACTCGGCGCTGACCAAGGCAGAGGACGGCGGCAAGGGCGCCATATTCCACAAAGCCGCGGACACCGCAATCGCCTTCTCAAAGGCGCGCCAGAACGGGCGGGTGGGTCTCGGCCTCAAGCTCCGCCACGCCCTCTTCGACAAGCTCGTGTACAGCAAGCTGCGGGCTGCCATGGGCGGCCACGTTGCCCATGCGGTCTCCGGAGGGGGCCCGCTGGGTGAACGCCTGGGCCACTTCTTCCAGGGCATCGGCCTGCAGGTCCTCGAAGGCTACGGCCTGACCGAAACCACGGCCCCCATCTCCGTGAACACTCCGTCGCTGATCAAGATCGGATCTGTCGGTAAACCGCTGCCGGGGAATGCCGTCAGAATCGCCGAGGACGGTGAAATCCTAGCCAAGGGCGTCTGCGTGATGCACGGCTACTACAAGCGGGAGGACCTTACCTCGGAGACGTTCGCCGACGGATGGTTCCGCACCGGCGACATCGGCCGCCTCGACGAAGACGGCTTCGTATGGATCACCGGCCGCAAGAAGGAAATCATCGTGACCGCCGGCGGCAAGAACGTCATCCCGGCGCTCCTTGAGGATCAGATCCGCGCCGATGCCCTGGTTTCCCAGGTGCTGGTGGTTGGCGACAACAGGCCCTTCATCGGGGCACTTGTTACCCTGGACCAGGAGGCCCTGCCCGGCTGGCTGCAGCGCCACAACCTCCCCGCAAACACCTCCCTCGAGGACGCGGCCAACAACTCCGTGGTCAAGGCAGCAGTCCAGGATCTGATCACCGCAGCGAACACCTCAGTGTCACAGGCCGAAGCGATCAAGTCCTTCCGGATCGTGCCCGCCGACTTCACCGAGGCATCC
Encoded proteins:
- a CDS encoding ROK family glucokinase, with protein sequence MYAPPPGEQAGPLRRPAPWRRRPTTGRTRLRHGEGFREHLRLGRKGLAIGIDIGGTKVAAGVVDAEGRILNEARRSTPGTDPRAVEQVIVELVEELGRGHRIWSVGIGAAGWMDLDGGTVLFSPHLAWRNEPLRENLQHLLRRPVLLANDADAAAWAEWRFGAGQGEDRLVCITLGTGIGGAMVMDGRVERGRFGVAGEFGHQIIMPGGHRCECGNRGCWEQYASGNALGREARILARANSPVAQDLLAAVGGNTDTITGAIVTDLALAGDAASRELIDEVGDWLGLGLANLAAALDPGLFVIGGGLCSAGDLLVEPARKAFSRNLTGRGFRPAAGIQLAALGPNAGLIGAADLSRVSSRVRA
- a CDS encoding long-chain fatty acid--CoA ligase → MREFSVPPLVVVPPETNITDLVLRQAAKPSNPALFSRLDSAGAWQDIRATDFLADVSVLAKGLMASGVAAGDRVGIMSRTRYEWALVDFAIWFAGAVSVPIYETSSPSQVAWNLGDSGAVAAFGEAAHHEDVIRQAVNAEGLTALQHVWQLEGQGLDALREAGRGVSDADLEARRATANLDDVATIIYTSGTTGRPKGCELTHGNFVELSDNALAIIGEIVHENAKTIMFLPLAHVFARFISVLAMAAGTTVAHTPDIKNLLADLQSYEPTFILAVPRVFEKVYNSALTKAEDGGKGAIFHKAADTAIAFSKARQNGRVGLGLKLRHALFDKLVYSKLRAAMGGHVAHAVSGGGPLGERLGHFFQGIGLQVLEGYGLTETTAPISVNTPSLIKIGSVGKPLPGNAVRIAEDGEILAKGVCVMHGYYKREDLTSETFADGWFRTGDIGRLDEDGFVWITGRKKEIIVTAGGKNVIPALLEDQIRADALVSQVLVVGDNRPFIGALVTLDQEALPGWLQRHNLPANTSLEDAANNSVVKAAVQDLITAANTSVSQAEAIKSFRIVPADFTEASGHLTPSMKVKRAQVMKDFETVIEEMYASPRS